The Desulfonatronum sp. SC1 nucleotide sequence GTGGGAATGAGGCGGAAGGCGGAACATGCGCTGTGCGGAGTTGGATTGGGGCGGCGGCGTTGGTGGCCGTGCTGGTTTTCGTGGTTCTGACGCAGACCCGGGGGGCCTTGGTGGGCATTGCCTTGGTGGTGGGGCTGGGCCTGCTGATTCAGGGCGACCGGCGGCTGCTGATGGTCCTGGCCGTACTCGGCGTGGCCATTTTGGCCGTGATTGTGTTTTCCTTGCACCATCCAGAGGGGATGGTCGGGGAGGAACGGAGACTTGGCATACGCGGCGAGATTTGGTCCCTGGCCCTAGAGCGGGCCTGGGAGCGACCCTGGTTCGGGTTCGGGCTGAACGAGCATCAGGATTTGATTTCCGCCAGCGGAGAGCTGCATGGCGTAGCCCACAATCTGTACCTGGAAAATATGCACTTTGGCGGCCTGATCGGGACGTTTTTACTGCTGGCCCTGGCCGCTCTGGCCCTGCGCGGAGCGTGGCGGGAGCATCGCCGCACCGGCAACTTCCTGCTGTTGGCCATCATGCTCTACCCCCTGGTCTTCGGCATCTCCGCCGGATACCTGACCCTGTCCAAGATTTCGCCCATGTGGATACAGTTCTGGCTGCCAGTGGGACTGGTTATTTCCGCGGAGATCCGCGCCCGGCGGGATGCCGACCATGCAGGAAAAAACTGAATCACCTCCATCACGCCTTCAACCGCCTTCGGGAATCCGGGACCAGTCCGAGCCGTGCCGGATTTGCGAGGGGCGAACAGACCCGGTCTTCCAGGCTCGCATCCTGGACAAGCACGACGCGGCCTACTTCCGCTGCTCCGGCTGCGGTCTGATCCAGACCGAGTCTCCCTACTGGCTGGCCGAGGCCTACGATCAGGCCATCGCCATCCAGGACGTGGGCCTGGTGCGGCGCAATCTGGAACTGGCGGCCAAGCTGCGGAACATCCTGCTGGCCCATTTCGATCCGGGCGGACGATATCTGGACTACGCCGGGGGGTACGGGCTGATGGTCCGGCTGATGCGGGACGAGGGCTTTGATTTTCATCGCCATGATCCCCTGTGTACAAACATCTTCGCCCAGGGCTTCGACGTCCCAGACCTCCCAGATTTTTCGAACCAGCGTTTCGAGGCCATCACGGCCTTCGAGTTGTTGGAACATCTGGAAAAGCCGACGGCAACAGTGCACCGTCTGCTGGAGCATACCGATTCCCTGCTTTTTTCCACCCGCCTGCAACCCGACCCGTGGCCCCGAAGCGTGGACGACTGGTGGTACTTCTGGCCCCAGACCGGCCAGCACGTCACCTTCTACACTCTGCCCGCCCTGCGGATGCTGGCCGAAAAAACAGGCACGACCCTCTATTCCGACGGCACGGCCCTGCATTTGCTGACCAGACGGACGTTTTCCACTGATCCCCTGGCTCGGCCCAGAGGCGTCTTGGCCTCCTTGGAACGGCTCCTGGAGTGCTGGCGACGGTCCCTGAACAAGCGGATGTTCCCGGTCAAGCTCCCGCAAAGCCTGCTTCCCGAGGACGCCCGGCGCACGATCTGTCCACGTCCCGACAGGACGGAGGCATCTGATATGGATCGTCCCAAATGACCCCGATTCCCGCGTTCTGCATGCCCTGGCATACCGACGTGAGCAATGCTTTCCAGGAAATCCTGGCGGAACCGCTACGCGGCATGCTGGACATCGCCCTGACCCCCTGGGACCAGAACCCCCAAACGCCTCTGGACGTCTTGGATCGTGACCC carries:
- a CDS encoding O-antigen ligase; amino-acid sequence: GNEAEGGTCAVRSWIGAAALVAVLVFVVLTQTRGALVGIALVVGLGLLIQGDRRLLMVLAVLGVAILAVIVFSLHHPEGMVGEERRLGIRGEIWSLALERAWERPWFGFGLNEHQDLISASGELHGVAHNLYLENMHFGGLIGTFLLLALAALALRGAWREHRRTGNFLLLAIMLYPLVFGISAGYLTLSKISPMWIQFWLPVGLVISAEIRARRDADHAGKN
- a CDS encoding class I SAM-dependent methyltransferase; the protein is MQEKTESPPSRLQPPSGIRDQSEPCRICEGRTDPVFQARILDKHDAAYFRCSGCGLIQTESPYWLAEAYDQAIAIQDVGLVRRNLELAAKLRNILLAHFDPGGRYLDYAGGYGLMVRLMRDEGFDFHRHDPLCTNIFAQGFDVPDLPDFSNQRFEAITAFELLEHLEKPTATVHRLLEHTDSLLFSTRLQPDPWPRSVDDWWYFWPQTGQHVTFYTLPALRMLAEKTGTTLYSDGTALHLLTRRTFSTDPLARPRGVLASLERLLECWRRSLNKRMFPVKLPQSLLPEDARRTICPRPDRTEASDMDRPK